The sequence CCTGTGCCGTTTCTCTTTTATTATTCCGAATAACACGTATTTTCCCGTACCGTGTTTTCTATGAGTTGTTATGTAATATGgtcttgatggcgtagttgtattgcgggcTCGGTAGGACACCGTTCTGAAGTCcggggttcgaattccgggtcggccAGTTACATAGGTTTTTatatatggtgataggctcgcccccatcacatcatgggacggaacccACATGGAGATAAATGGCTGGCCTGGCTGCACATCCGCCTTCCGTGATAAAAGTTTGTCGTGTGTTTGTtttctctttttgttttatgaGGTAAATAAACACATTCAAGATAATGTATAACCATTAGCCCCTTAGAATGTCTCAAAAAAACGTGACGGAATCGATGACAGTTAATGTTGATTTTTGTGAGTGATCGAGAGACTGATGCGTCAGTCACAAAAAGGACACGGAgttttatcgtatttttttgtCACATTCTAATTTTCTTGGCGATTTTTTttgccattaaaatatttttaagtggcAAGGACTTATGACTGTACATTCGATGAATATAAGCCCGTAGTTCCTTTTTCGGGTCTGGCCATCGAGGTGAGTTCCCCCTCTTCACAAAATCGGCAGGTACTGATTGGTTGAGGGAGGTATTGCATCTGTTTTATGCGACATCGGATCATGAAACGACGTGTCAACTGTGAGATTTTTTAGCTCTCTTATATTTTGTGCtgacacatattatatattatacatatcgGATAAGTCATATATTTTGAAGCGCTATGTCCATCACGAATATGCAGCGCTATGTCGAAACAAACAAGTTGGAAATCCCAGATTATTTTTTTCCTAGATTCTAAATAGGAATGACTCAAATGAAACcagtttcattttgttaatttgtattaaataacaaGAATTATAAATCTAAGACAAATTCAACAGTACACGTATTGAAATGGTTGACATTCGCTTTGGTTTTAGCTTATGCGTTGTGGAGTACAATTAATAAGAAAAGTCCAATGTTCAATTCcatatttcgtaataaaattcGGATCTCTTGTAACTTCTCCGACattcgatattttattacagtccctaaaataatatgacttttgtttttaattgtacTTTTCAGATATGCGTGAGATTCAATGTAAGCAGATATTAGTGGTGATTTGTCCTtaggttttaaaaatgaataattggatgcataataaaaaagcaattagTATTAGTTCAATAGATAACAAATGCGAAAGACAAATAGGTACAAtgtaataatgaattataactGAATTGGGCTCGTTTTCACAAACATTGAATggatccctcctagccgaatttcggtcacgggGGCCAGTCTCAGCggagatcagtcaggtacgcaggagatattatagtgcataagtgtgtgagcaatacacaggtgcactctgtttcttcactctcataatccggtgagacggcaatccgacatgaacgGAGAGAGAATAGGCACAGGGCCAACggttttacatgctttccgaggtatgtaggtatcacaccgccaacttcctgactcagAGCTGCGACtgggtaatttttaagatggaaaaacccagtcacagttATTtatggcccgacccgggattcaaatccAGGACTTCAGCACCATAGTCGCACTCGTACAATGTACACAtaacaactacaccaccgaggtagtcacattACTTcggtaaaaagtaaaattgttaaaacttacgcgagacatattaaattagtattcgaaaataacacggttttactcacgtttcctaaagtaaaattgtatttcagtattagccaatcacagtcAGGCCGgaagcactgagaaacaaacttatcatagcattgctccgtacttaggtaagtaacgtttgtgaatacgagcTATTATGTGTAAGTAAAGTGAGGCGCTGTTTCAGAACCACGAAGTATACTAGTTTGTAAAAACAATTGAACTTATATggggaattattatttttgaaacttGCAGAGTTATGGGTAGCAATTCTAAAATACGGTAATGTTGATCTTGAAAACTAGATATACATTACGCGAAAATTGCAAGTATAACGCGAAAATTgcaaatataattagtttaatttcaatgtctaacattcgcgtaaatataagaaatcattaagtataaCCCGTGCAATAAAAATGATTGAGTTTGAATATATTGccagtaaataaaaagttacgtaaaaaaacttaacgtaatttaaaattaaattaagagatagcaataatataaaagcattaAGTACCCGTCAGTAAAACATGTTTGTACTCaaagcatttataaaaataaatgacagcataaataaaaatacaaaggtatttattttgtcttgtgcagttgtaaacaataaaacaataaaaaacaacgatttagaataaaaatatggtttagTCTGTTAATCAACAcgatagtttatattatattgatacatGCACTCATCTGGATTTCTATAGATATAGACATTTACTATCTTATTATGTATAAGGCACATTTCAtccttacatttaaatatttggttAAATACGGATTAGTTATctaagtttttacaaaatatagtttaatataattaaaactaaattattgtaatcatagTACACGCACTGACATTAAAGTATAACAGCAATATCATGtatcgaattttaaattattgtttttttataagttattttaaaaaatataaaatatatttaaaatctggtGACGGGTCTAAGCGATAAATAGGAAAAGATGTACAACTTATTCTGTGACGTCACCGTTATTACAGTGCGATTGTGCGAGAGAGACAGCCACATACTGCTGGGCGCCcactttttaaacattattttttaatcattctAGACTCTATTTTGACAGATGAGTactgtttttgtataaaataatttactaaataaaatttcttcgTTATTCAGTgcgtgtaataaaaataactatactactttatattttagagACTATGTAATggaacaaacttttttttttcaatttattgacACTTCTGTACAGATTGTTTGAATTTACGccaattgtaacttttttctatgtattaACTTCTGTacagctaaaaaaatatctatagcaCCATATACTTATTGGAGTCATTTCACTGTTTAAAACATTTAGCCATGATCGACAATtggatgaataaaattataagtagttgaaatatttaaaaatattgagatacaacaacattagccaatcacaacggccctatcgctacgcactgcgaaggctgccatgccgtcagcactgagaaacagacttgttatcacagctttactccgtccttagataaaaaacgtctatgaataagagggtaaaCTATGATCGACAATCTGCCGAATAAAATTACAgttgaaatatttgaaataaacacagaaagattcattgtttaaaatatttagccatgattgattataatttgacgAATAAATTTAcagttgaaataaaaagaaatcacaaATGACCCCATCGTATCCTACAAATTTACAGTAACgtttaattatttccaaatGTCTTAGATACATTTTCGATATAAATTCGGTCACGGTTGCTACTCATGTTACAATGgaacattattaaaatctatacaaTAATGCAACATTCGATGAACACATTAAATGAAATTACGCCGACGCTAATTTAACGAGATTCATAGTGATATTCGTTGGTTACTAATGcggtctttttttttatatataaatagcgACCTTATGTACGTCCCCATTTTATGTGACTTGTTACACACGATCGACATAATTGGTTATCGACAAACGATTAAGAAAACCATCTGCCAAGTCCTTAatgcacttttttttataatttcaaacgAACGATTGGCTTTGTTTTCACGAATATTGAGGTTATTTTACGTCTACAGGATGCTACCAAAAGTGGATCTAACATTAAAGCCATATACAGCTAGACCGATTTGAAATCTACCAGTAAAgggaaattttgtaaaattttagctTTCGTATATAGCTTCCCAATCATACCCACTTTCAGAACCACCCTGTATATAAGAATCGCAACAGCTCGTAAACACTAATGACTAAACGCCAATCTATATGCTAACATTGTCACTGATGGTTGATATAGTGGCGGGGGCGTCGCGCGGGTGCAGCGGGCAGGGCCGGCGCAGGCTGCGCTTGTGCCGTGACGTGACGGGCGCCGTGCCCCCCGCCCCCCGCGCGGCGTGGGCCCGCGCCCCCGGCCCCCGCGCCCGCGGCAGCTCCGTCGCCGAGCCCTTGTCGAACACCTTGCGGGTATTGGACGCCGCGGGCCGAGGTCAGTCTATCACGTGCTTTATCTTCACGTACAGCACGCATGAGAATAGGAAACCGAAGATGGGTATGACCGACATCCCGACGCCGACTGCGGCCAGGATTATGAGGTGGTCTCGTATGTGGTTGGTGAATTGTCGTATGCAGCCCTGGAAggaattattatatagtttatgaGTCAAATGTAAGGTCAAATGTAGCGAAAAATAAACGAtggtacaatatataattttataaggtcGTGGCGGTCAGAGTGACCTTTCATCATATGTGTCCTTATTATATCCCTGACATTCCGCggaaaagttacattttgatTGACTTTAACGTAACCAACTGCTTTAAGTTCTCTAAGCGTATCTTCATTAAACATGACTATTACTCTTACATGATAGTAAATGTTGGATGGATGGTCCCTGGTCCCGCAGCGCAGTGTGATGGTCTTGCAGCACGAGTCGGGCACCAACAGCCGAGGGTCGTGTTCGTGCCAGCGACTTTTACGCCAGTCTTCATACCGGAGCGCACCGCAGCATTTGAACTGTAATAACACCAAATTAACATAAACgaactgttttttttagtttttaaggtTGTGATATCTATACCAATATTTCAGAGGAAAATTTTGTAAAGGTTAATCTGCGGAACTACgaaacgattttgaaaaaaaaaatcttataggaagctacattactcccgagtgctATAGACTAGGCTACCTTTTTATGCCGAGAAAATATacaaagcgggacttttatctcaaaAAAAGGTTTCTTACAAGCGCagccgcgagcagaagctagttCTTTAATATGATGTTATACCTCTGTCTGCAAAAACCTAGTTAAATAAAGAAAGATATACCTCTGTCTGCATGCTGTCCACGGCGTTTGTGACTGCGTTGTCAAGCGCGTAGTTGGTGAGGAAGGTGTCGTTCAGTTCCGCGTGGAGTTCATCCTCCACCGCCACCTCGTAGTAGTAGGCCAGCCCGCCCGCCCCCGCCTCCAGGATAAACGATATCAACAGGAAGTATGTGTACTGgaacacaaaaacatttattaaattaataaattttatttcttcatatATTGAGAACAATATAATTACGTACTGTCGGAAACAACGTAATGCGCGTATACAATcctcattataatttttcatattcaaGGGAAAAACGGAATgtaaatatacaatacatatatacagatttttttaaatagattttatattcattgtaaTACTAGATAGTTTCGAATCAATTCTATATTTGACATTTAGCCTTCTTAAGCCAGGTTCTCATTAGCGAGCCATAATCGTGACCGCTGTCATTTATATTAACCAAAAATATAAGGTGTACGCGGCCCGCCAGCCTGCAACAAAAGCTACACGAGACGATCACAGTGACCTGACGATTGTTGATTTTTGCCGCGAATTAAAGGGCGCTCCACTGCGTTGGTGGACGTCAAAAGTGAAATTTccttttcttggacgacataattattctagtttttttttagttttaaaaccaaa is a genomic window of Manduca sexta isolate Smith_Timp_Sample1 chromosome 22, JHU_Msex_v1.0, whole genome shotgun sequence containing:
- the LOC115449750 gene encoding CD151 antigen, yielding MAEEKKKDGSALLAKKKKVKPRKSRDADCCSVNFLKCVLHIFNVVFLFAGAGVLGVGAWTVAYRHRYVTLLPTPTYPAIAYLLIIAGAIGVPLSALGCCGLKTENRTSLLCYTYFLLISFILEAGAGGLAYYYEVAVEDELHAELNDTFLTNYALDNAVTNAVDSMQTEFKCCGALRYEDWRKSRWHEHDPRLLVPDSCCKTITLRCGTRDHPSNIYYHGCIRQFTNHIRDHLIILAAVGVGMSVIPIFGFLFSCVLYVKIKHVID